The genome window atccatatcagcgataatcatGAGACAGTTCCAAATAAAGGCGAGTGCCTCAGgatgttgtttctctagtggacataacatgtatcgtcTTAGGCTAACTTAGAACTGTCCACCACTAGAGACGATGCctgccagaggaacacataaggttccatgtgcgcagtttgctttttctgatgacactgtattatctgagtctgttgagcgagcgaCAGATACGcgactttacccaaacagaatcagatgcaacctcttaggtaaaacacacagaaagaggtttaccaacaagtggccaTTTAAGGAATTCAAGTTCCAGGAAGATAATGAAAATTAGAGGAACACATTAGTGAAGATGATCAACAAATGTTGACTTCACAATCAATCCCCTTTATCGAGCACTAAGCATGACTCGACCGGATCACTCATGCTGAAAAGCACACGTGAGAtgatcgaggcatgactagagcgataattaggtggttattggccgacttaatctcgattcttgaaaatacttccttaagaggggttgtacaaaagtgagtttagacagctCGACAAAACGATTTCTAAACTCAGCCTTTGTTctttgggcagttacaagttagtaaagccaacttgttgaactacttttgacatcgagcaagtcctctcagtaccatcggcagTCCAATGGTCGAGAGTTCACTCCGGTTAACAAGAGATCATGTATTTGAATAGAagtccatttggtcaggttgttcacccgtttcttcatgtgagatgaattatccacttggttagggaatacttggattaaataagagagcgaatgaacaaactcctgcatctcaacagcagggaaaaatcaatcttcattttgagagctaatcagttgtctctcgacactaaaaagctccaaggcttcacctttacacaaaggatgtaaagggaacttgtataagtagtcactaccaagatccaaagaaaagagaccacacatggaaagtggtatgcccttttgatcgaacagagatgatagatgttgcttgatcacttgacaaacaacaAAGAAATTATTTCAAGGGAAGGTCGacggaagataacacatcagtgtaattccataatggatcatgactagagacctcgataccagcaTACACCAAGCAAcataaccttgcgtgtacattcacaaggggctctcagtttcgctgcggcaccataagtcattacCCATGACACCACCACTGAActagcaccaataatgaatctcacgtggtaaaactagattgtgccaagataacacattgatatagtctcataatggattacaactactaaccgtgataccagcgcgtgccgagcagcacgacaatgtgtgtacattcacaggaggccctcggtttcgtcacggcaccatcggttttagtcataacaccattactagacgtaaccaataagaaatctcgtgcCACACTAATAGGttgagcaagggtgacaatatacaaagagactctacctgtcaaaacggttacaagtagagagtcaaatagatcatggcccaatgaaataaacaaggcatggccataacctaaacttgatggaaggagtatgatgggagactgttaattcagccccaaacatatttatatgcccatcatagagattacaaggtcaaggattagtatctgactAGATGCGGAGTAAAAATAATCAtgagattaagttggtatgccttcgatagaaatGAGGAAATCAAAGGCATCAAACTAAAGAAAAATGGTCGGACATGcctttcctaggttaggttgataaagcaACATGACGACCCTTAAGAACAGGCAAACTGGAATAGAGACATTATCTTGCACAAATCGAACAAGAGAATGATTTTTAGAAGGAAAcatgactcgagattcttgtttCAAGTCCGAGTACACTTTAggtccaacaaagaaattatctaggcatttacttttatgtgtttggtcatggagtgataacggaaaatacaaatttgggtcatggttcactaaataagaacatggcctaattttCGGTTTAAACAAACAAACTACCAACCTTCTATCGGTACATCAAGCACCGGAGCAAACACATATATAACACCTAAATAGGTTACCTAAAGAACGGAGGACAACTATTCTTTCGAAGTTTATAATTCAGCATTACACTACATTATGTACAAtcaatggttactggaataaagatgagagaagcattttgggtgtataggtgacaaacatgatgcaacaatcaggatgcatgctcgtcctattcgtcctcactgattttgccaacataatgtggcaataacgttctatatcggtggcattctTACGACTCTCAcgatattttgctagtcgtcaactacacatacgttttcggggttagtgtacctgcagaaaatttcatcacaacccaatttcccatgatgcaattcacacatgacagtttatcacagtttatactccatatattgctatatggaggccagctcatcattaagcgccgagccacgcataggcgccgttgccacactttaaccatagggcaacccattatggtaacttaccttcttacctaagcgtaggtgcgtcgttacaagtacaataCACTTCTCAGCATTCCCAtgtttgtatacccatacacatccatggggtactgaattcccagaaaagtaaatactccacatcgcagctttcgtatatacatatgtagaacatgtatatagtcaagcgccacaattaagcacttccctagaccgacgattgttcggtcatgctctcacatctcaccttaccttaagCGTCGATCCATTTAAAACTGAATGGCTttcaaaaataacattacacatgtatgcaatacccacccggttgtgggttagtggttttgaactaagccacctaatagtccttagtttagggcttaatagaggatgtcgctagcattattttttttaaaactgtttttcaaaaccaaacaatgtgtttagttgaaattaggttttctaaaaccaaaactttgttttaaaaATAAGTATGTGatcgtatatacttaatcctgctccgataccagctgtggcagaacctcccaagttattgggcccacatgcacctgtccttgtctcaaagacctcagacagctatgcatgtgcactaaataacttaacaggatccgttcgattgccccaaggacatcagataaaccacttacaaccagaaccgcgggattaagtaacaccaatcacacacaccaatatttttgcagcggaaatcttattaccaaattttacaagttacaaaaattttacattattttatcggagtggttacaaaagtgattcaaagaattaAACTTTGAAatattataaattatttataagtttgaaatatatgctagcttaagtgaccatcctcagtaagaagtatagaagggttacttagacttataagaaggccgagcccaccgacacttaacaccatcaacaacagcacaaagttaaaacctgaaaaacaacagggaataaaaccctgagtatggaattactcagcaagtcttacccgactaaagaaaagactctcaaggatatgctggatttgggaatcaaggagaggctttagcaagaatcaacttagatacttttgcagaaatatcttactaaagtgagtccttactttcaatttttaacaccagattaaatattaatagactctgtttgcatctggtctaatttcaccatctcatcaatacaacatcatttttattcatgaggttcacatcctgacttaggttgcagggcagcgatcaagtctccactctccggggatataacggcgatccgaatcgatttactcagctgaggatctctaaccacacgacatatgtagcacttaacccttgcatatgtcaaccgttcccacggatcctccactacatgaacaggtccacgccacccgagagcacaccaccccttttaggcgatcctttgccaggagggtacgtgccactctcgccatctctccactcccagtgcgcgattgtcttttcatgtatggaatagccgggttcaagcttaccctgtcccatatccagggcatgtggctagttaagatagtacttgatcatacaggcctacatacgcatccaatccttaactaacttgggtggagcatcacctgttcctagcccaagtcccgatttaagtatttccacccttaggattgtttgtgttccttaggatgaaaagagcatcacagggaactttgcagtaagatcccaccacgctctcaatgaaaatattcctgcaggtagaagccatctttcctcaggataacccctgagcaaggccttaacgcaaaagacaacctctatccacaagatctgagcagggctaagcatttttgtaaatcatattttgatacttcaccagaagtatctataaaggtatggatttcaaggaaggcaatgcatcaaagggtttccaagcaactcctataaacctaatgcacatttcactagacttaaagtttgcaaaaattatttaaaaacacaaggaaggggttgcatgcaccggggcttgcctgcaataacactaggttagtgttgttagacgttgtccacttggcgatcatcctttgttctgatacttgttccgattatccatcttcaggttaATCCACCAGCATCATCTTGCGAATTagtccgcgcttggggtcgacttgagtcatcttccgcatcacgtgattaattatcgcacctgaatgaaatgcattatgcatatgaatgcatatagaaaggaatatcaaaaaccctaaatagtgctacgcgatgaCGAATTTAAACActtagcggcgaggcgttgtacaattttgtacggaaacactagttattaatatatgactacgcgcaataattacgcttctctaaATTAACCGAACCTAACGCGAACATCACAAAACAACAAATTATACACCTTTAATACAATTAGCCTAACCACaacttatcagttaattaattGAATTCTAAACTTATCCCTTGTTTTATGAATTATTCTACATCGCTCACAAAgaactattttaattttattttacTCCTCACATGTTTTTCATGTCAACAATTACTCAAACATTTCTTTATCACACAGGCCTACTAATATTCTACTCGTTACATTAATTCAGCTAATTAACCGAAATAGCGAAATAACTCGCTATAACTGAAcctggctcgataatcgcaatAACTGtgaagtcgacgagagtttcgtgacttatgcaatttatcgagcaccttAATGCGCCTCGCACTTGCATATTAATTTATTCATCGATCGAACTATTCTGAATAATTTATCAGCTTACCGTTTCCACAGCTGACACGAATCCGTGAGATCGGTAGCGATTTTCCGATCCaggcaatttgtcgagcgcttAGGGAATATCGCGATGAGAacttcgtcttcacccgattcttgAGATTGCTTGATCACGCACGGATTGACGACGACCTTCGATTGTAGTCTTGAGCGAGCTGGTGAGTGGGGTTGAGCAGGAGATGACGGGTTTGACGACTCGACTGTGAATGACACAACGACGAGCTGGGACAGGATCCGAGCTAATAGGCACAATATGGAATAGTGACCAGCACGACGGACGAACTAAATCGTGGCGAGGTCGACGACGAGATAAGGATTTTAAAGCCGAGCGAGCCGAGAGAGCACGCTGGCGAGCAGGAACAGGACACGCGGCGAGACTCGACGAGAAAACTCGACACGCCGTGGCGAGCAGAGAACCTCACGCGCGCAATAGAGGAGCTCGACGACGACCGGTTAAAGGGAGCTTGACACACGCAGCAGGAACGAGCAGCAGACGCCGAGCTGAGGAACAACGGCGAGGTCGCGGCCAAGCCGGGCGAGGAACACGCGACCAGCACCAAGGGCGATTCACCTGCGCAGGGGCGAGCTGCGCGCGACAGTAGAGCTGGAGCAGGGAACGTAGGAAGTGGAGGCGAGCTGGACTGCTGGCCAGTGACTCACGGCACGGCGAGCACGAGCACAGAGAAAGGGAAAGCGCAGGGCCGAGCAGTGAGCCGGCGCGTGCCAGGGAAGAACAACGCTTGCGCGGGAGCCTGACAAGGGCACGGCAGACAGCTTCGACGGCGGCCATGGAGGGGCTCCGAGCTGTGGTCGAGAAACGGGAGCGCGACACCAGGGAGTTTCACGGCGCCGGAGCTGGAGGAGGAAGGAGAGCGGGTGGGCTGGGCGCTGGCTAAGGGAGAAAGAGCTCCGGCCGGCTGGAAGTTGGAGGCGGGCTGGGGCAGAGAGGAGCAGCCGGTGCTGGAAAAGATGGGCGCTGAACAGGGAACCTGCGTGCAGCACATGGAGGAAGCGGAAGGAGCAGAGGCCGGATGAGCTCGGAGAGGAGTTCGGCTGGGGATAAAATAGCAGTGTTCAGCGGTGAGATTTTTCAGAGCGGCGTGATTTTTCTAGGAAGCCGATGAAGCTAGTACGGTTAGCGGCAAAAAAAATCTGACGACACCGTGAATTATCAGAGGAGAGGGGATAAGAAGAGGCATCCGGTGGAAAAAAAATCTTCAGGAGATGGACACCAGCGCGCGGCGGTGGAAAAAATCAGACGCTCGCTGGGCATCGAGCTGGGCGATGGAAGGGTCTGGCGCGTATGATGGCTGGGCTGGATGCCGACGTGAAGAGATTTTTTTTGCTGGAGATCGAGCGTGGATGGATTAGGCCAGAGAAAAGACACGTTGAGGAGTAATGTGACGTGAAGAATAATCCTGCTTCATGAACGGTGGGTTAAAGGATAAGGAAAAGGAGAATTTATCCTCATTTTTGTTTTTTTACCAACTATATATACACGTATATATATTGCCCATAATGTAACGTTTATTACCTCTAATGATTCTTATCTAAGACACTAAATGAGAGCTTGATTCAACTTGAGTATGCGTCACCAAAATTTTTGAATTATCGATTCAGACTTAAATTTAAATCCAGATTAAATCAAATTTGTGTTGATCCAAATTAATGATAGACGAAGGTAATTAGGACATAGAGACCATTATCCTCACCGATAATTCTTACTTACATCCATACTCTCTGTGTTTGATTTAATTGAAACCAGATAAATCTCATCTGCTAATGTACACTTGACTTCGTCGCCAAAACAGCGTGCTGAAGGATAAATTGGATCATAAACTCGCGCACGATTTCACTCGGACGATGCGCGATTTGGATTATTTTACCCCaaacattttagtcgtcgagttcaaactAATTTGCTCGGGATAAAATCGTCCGAgtgggtcgggcttccgaattcgtattcgcgcgagcgatgaattttaaataatcaccggacgcaccgattttcggaacgacgatgttccgaacatcacgagaatttaggaagagcccggataaaataaaaacgatgtcgaacttgcgacagacaaaacagatgcgatataaaaatcgcgatagacgaagATAATTAAAAATTAatatctgttttatccactgatctTACGTGTTTAAATCCATACTCAttgtcgagcagaatataaacaccaagggtgttacacatcgtctccgagcggggcatcgaagccaacccggagaaggtcgcagccatcaccagcatggggcccatcaaggacttgaaaggcgtacaaagggttatgagatgtctcgcggctctgagccgcttcatctcacgccttggcgaaagaggtctaccactgtaccgtctcttaaggaagaccgagtgcttcacttggacccctgaggccgaggaagctctcgggaacctgaaggcgctcctcacaaaggcgcctatcttggtgcctccagctgccggagaagccctcttggtctatgtcgccgcgaccactcaggtggttagcgccgcgatcgtggtcgagaggcaagaagaggggcatgcattgcccgttcagaggccagtttacttcgtcagcgaggtaatgtccgaaaccaagatccgctacccacaagttcagaagctgctgtatgcagtgatcctgacacggcggaagttgagacactacttcgagtctcatccggtaactgtggtgtcatccttccccctgggggagatcatccagtgccgagaggcctcgggtaggattgcaaagtgggcagtggaaatcatgggcgagacaatctcgttcgcccctcggaaggccatcaagtcccaggttttggcggacttcgtggccgaatgggtcgacacccaattaccgacggctccgatccaaccggagctctggaccatgtttttcgacgggtcgttgatgaagacgggggccggcgcaggcctgctcttcatctcgcccctcggtaaacacctacgctatgtgctacgcctccatttcccggcgtccaacaatgtggctgagtacgaggctctggtcaacgggttgcggatcgccatcgagctaggggtccggcgcctcgacgcccgcggtgactcgcagctcgtcatcgaccaagtcatgaagaactcccactgccgcgacccgaagatggaggcctactgcgatgaggttcggcgcttggaggacaagttctacgggctcgagatcaaccacatcgctcggcgctacaacgagactgcggacgagctggctaaaatagcctcggggcgaacaacggttcccccggacgtcttctcccgggatctgcatcaaccctccgtcaagatcgacgacacgcccgagcctgaggcgacctcggcccagcccgaggcaccctcaactcggcccgaggcgccctcggttcagcccgaggtaccctcggcccccgagggtgaggcgctgcgcgtcgaggaggagcgaagcggggccacgcctgatcgaaactggcagaccccgtacctgcaatatctccaccaaggagagctacccctcaaccgagccgaggctcggcgggtggcgcggcgcgccaagtcgttcgtcttgctgggtgatgagaaggagctctaccaccgcagcccctctggcatcctccagcgatgcatctccgccaccgaaggtcaggaactcctgcgagagatacactcgggggcttgcggccatcacgcagcgcctcgagcccttgtcaggaatgctttccgacaaggcttctactagctgacggcggtggccgacgccactagaattgtccgcacctgcgaagggtgtcaattctacgcgaggcagacccacctgctcgctcaggctctgcagacgatacccatcacctggcctttcgctgtgtggggtctggatctcgttggccccttgcagaaggcacccgggggctacacgcacctgctggtcgccatcgacaaattctccaagtggatcgaggtccgacctctaaacagcatcaggtccgagcaggcggtggcattcttcaccaacatcatccatcgctttggggtcccgaactccatcatcaccgacaatggcacccagttcactggcagaaagttcttggacttctgcgaggatcaccacatccgggtggactgggccgccgtggctcatcccatgtcaaatgggcaagtagagcatgccaacggcatgattctacaagggctcaagcctcggatctacaacg of Zea mays cultivar B73 chromosome 8, Zm-B73-REFERENCE-NAM-5.0, whole genome shotgun sequence contains these proteins:
- the LOC118473206 gene encoding uncharacterized protein, with translation MAAVEAVCRALVRLPRKRCSSLARAGSLLGPALSLSLCSCSPCRESLASSPARLHFLRSLLQLYCRAQLAPAQFVRRAGHYSILCLLARILSQLVVVSFTVESSNPSSPAQPHSPARSRLQSKVVVNPCVIKQSQESGEDEVLIAIFPKRSTNCLDRKIATDLTDSCQLWKR